The following coding sequences are from one Aeromicrobium duanguangcaii window:
- a CDS encoding ABC transporter permease, with translation MATLTAPTRPAGTAEDVRPTQRRLGPGDPIRFGGLIGIVALLATWAGGSATGLIDPRNLTEPWTVVETAGTLIENGRLQDSLVTSGVRAALGLGLGVAVGTVLALISGLSRIGESLIDGPIQVKRSIPTLALIPLLILWLGIGEPFKVITIALAVFVPVYIHTHNGLRTIEGRYAELAETLGVTRAEFIRHVVLPGAMPGFLLGMRFAVTSSLLALVVVEVINATSGIGHMITLASNYGQTDIIVVGLVVYALLGVTADAAVRLIERKALSWRRTLAS, from the coding sequence ATGGCCACGCTCACCGCACCCACCCGTCCGGCCGGCACAGCGGAGGACGTCCGTCCCACGCAGCGCCGGCTCGGGCCGGGCGACCCCATCCGGTTCGGCGGCCTCATCGGCATCGTCGCGTTGCTGGCGACGTGGGCCGGCGGCTCGGCCACCGGGCTGATCGACCCGCGCAACCTCACCGAGCCGTGGACCGTGGTGGAGACGGCCGGCACGCTCATCGAGAACGGCCGGCTCCAGGACAGCCTGGTCACCTCCGGGGTCCGGGCCGCTCTCGGCCTCGGCCTGGGTGTCGCGGTCGGCACCGTGCTGGCGCTGATCTCGGGGCTGTCCCGCATCGGGGAGTCGCTCATCGACGGGCCGATCCAGGTCAAGCGCTCGATCCCGACCCTGGCGCTCATCCCGCTGCTCATCCTGTGGCTGGGCATCGGCGAGCCCTTCAAGGTCATCACCATCGCGCTGGCCGTCTTCGTGCCGGTGTACATCCACACCCACAACGGCCTGCGCACCATCGAGGGCAGGTACGCCGAGCTGGCCGAGACGCTGGGCGTCACGCGCGCGGAGTTCATCCGTCACGTCGTGCTTCCCGGCGCCATGCCCGGCTTCCTGCTGGGCATGCGCTTCGCGGTGACGTCGTCGCTGCTGGCGCTGGTGGTCGTCGAGGTCATCAACGCCACGAGCGGGATCGGCCACATGATCACGCTCGCCTCCAACTACGGGCAGACGGACATCATCGTCGTCGGCCTGGTCGTCTACGCGCTGCTCGGCGTCACCGCCGACGCGGCGGTCCGCCTCATCGAAAGGAAGGCACTCTCATGGCGCCGTACGCTCGCCAGTTGA
- a CDS encoding ABC transporter ATP-binding protein, whose translation MTPAVRVHGLHRSFNEAGGVLNGLDLEIAPGEFVALLGRSGSGKSTLLRALAGLDRGVAGTGRIEVPEKVSVVFQDSRLLPWKRLLGNVTLGLRADDAARRGSEALAEVGLAGRERAWPHELSGGEQQRASLARSLVRDPQLLLADEPFGALDALTRIRMHTLLRKLCEVHQPAVLLVTHDVDEAIVLADRVIVLDDGVVRHDARIDIEGRRSQADPAFARLRTQLLTELGVEDDHDAPGRPVRDHLKERTAS comes from the coding sequence TTGACCCCGGCCGTCCGGGTCCACGGTCTGCATCGCAGCTTCAACGAGGCCGGCGGTGTGCTCAACGGCCTCGACCTCGAGATCGCCCCGGGCGAGTTCGTGGCCCTGCTGGGTCGCAGTGGCTCGGGCAAGAGCACGCTGTTGCGGGCCCTCGCGGGCCTGGACCGCGGAGTCGCCGGCACCGGCCGGATCGAGGTGCCCGAGAAGGTCTCGGTCGTCTTCCAGGACTCGCGGCTGCTGCCGTGGAAGCGGCTCCTCGGCAACGTCACCCTCGGCCTGCGGGCCGACGACGCGGCCCGCCGCGGCTCGGAGGCGCTGGCCGAGGTCGGCCTCGCCGGCCGCGAGCGGGCGTGGCCCCACGAGCTGTCCGGCGGCGAGCAGCAGCGCGCCTCGCTGGCTCGGTCGCTGGTCCGTGACCCGCAGCTGCTGCTGGCCGACGAGCCTTTCGGCGCCCTGGACGCGCTCACCCGGATCCGGATGCACACGCTGCTGCGCAAGCTCTGCGAGGTCCACCAGCCGGCGGTGCTGCTGGTCACCCACGACGTCGACGAGGCGATCGTCCTGGCCGACCGGGTGATCGTGCTCGACGACGGCGTCGTGCGCCATGACGCGCGCATCGACATCGAGGGCCGTCGCTCGCAGGCGGACCCGGCCTTCGCGCGGTTGCGCACCCAGCTGCTCACCGAGCTCGGCGTCGAGGACGACCACGACGCGCCCGGCCGACCCGTGCGCGACCACCTCAAGGAGAGGACCGCGTCATGA
- a CDS encoding LLM class flavin-dependent oxidoreductase: protein MTRQLHLNLFIYPDGHHEAAWRHPDSDTDRILDIGYYQELAQKAEAAKFDAVFFADGPSLAENIRYAARFRLEPITVMTAIVAATERIGVIGTASTTYTEPYNLARQFAALDHLSKGRAGWNIVTTGAANAALNFGLDAHPVHRDRYERAEEYVEVITKLWDSWEDDAVVADRASGLFADTDKIHRVDHVGKHFRVAGPLNAPRSPQGRPVYVQAGSSEDGRAFAARWAEAIFTAHQTLESAQEFYADIKSRARAGGRDPQGLKVLPGISPFISSTAREAEELHEQFNDLTQPEYSLAQLERLTGVDLSAYDLDGPFPREVIDADVERSEGSRFQLVLDIVEREQPTLRQLCHRLAGARGHRVVTGTPDQVADTIQQWAEQGAADGFNVMPPWLPGGIDVFIEEVVPILRVRGLFRTEYEGSTLRDHLGLERPASQYASRPAATLTKETA from the coding sequence ATGACTCGCCAACTCCACCTCAACCTGTTCATCTACCCCGACGGTCACCACGAGGCCGCGTGGCGTCACCCCGACAGCGACACCGATCGGATCCTGGACATCGGCTACTACCAGGAGCTCGCGCAGAAGGCCGAGGCCGCGAAGTTCGACGCGGTCTTCTTCGCCGACGGTCCCTCGCTGGCCGAGAACATCCGGTACGCCGCGCGGTTCCGGCTCGAGCCGATCACCGTGATGACCGCGATCGTGGCGGCCACCGAGCGCATCGGTGTGATCGGCACGGCGTCGACGACGTACACCGAGCCGTACAACCTGGCGCGCCAGTTCGCGGCACTCGACCACCTCAGCAAGGGTCGGGCCGGGTGGAACATCGTCACGACGGGGGCGGCCAACGCGGCGCTCAACTTCGGCCTCGACGCGCATCCGGTCCACCGCGACCGCTACGAGAGGGCCGAGGAGTACGTCGAGGTGATCACCAAGCTCTGGGACAGCTGGGAGGACGACGCGGTCGTCGCCGACCGGGCCAGCGGGCTGTTCGCCGACACCGACAAGATCCACCGCGTCGACCATGTGGGCAAGCACTTCCGCGTCGCCGGTCCGCTCAACGCGCCCCGGTCGCCGCAGGGCCGGCCGGTCTACGTGCAGGCCGGGTCGTCCGAGGACGGACGTGCCTTCGCCGCACGGTGGGCCGAGGCGATCTTCACGGCGCACCAGACGCTGGAATCGGCGCAGGAGTTCTATGCCGACATCAAGTCCCGGGCGCGGGCTGGGGGCCGCGATCCGCAGGGCCTCAAGGTGCTACCCGGGATCAGTCCGTTCATCAGCTCGACCGCGCGTGAGGCCGAGGAGCTGCATGAGCAGTTCAACGACCTGACGCAGCCGGAGTACTCGCTGGCGCAGCTGGAGCGCCTCACCGGCGTCGACCTCTCGGCGTACGACCTCGACGGGCCCTTCCCGCGCGAGGTTATCGACGCGGACGTCGAGCGCAGCGAGGGCAGCCGCTTCCAGCTCGTGCTGGACATCGTCGAGCGTGAGCAGCCGACCCTGCGCCAGCTCTGCCACCGACTGGCCGGCGCGCGGGGTCACCGTGTGGTCACGGGCACGCCCGACCAGGTCGCCGACACGATCCAGCAGTGGGCCGAGCAGGGCGCCGCCGACGGCTTCAACGTGATGCCGCCGTGGCTGCCGGGCGGCATCGACGTGTTCATCGAGGAGGTCGTGCCGATCCTGCGCGTACGCGGCCTGTTCCGCACGGAGTACGAGGGCAGCACGTTGCGCGACCACCTCGGCCTCGAACGCCCCGCCAGCCAGTACGCATCCCGGCCCGCAGCAACCCTCACGAAGGAGACAGCATGA
- a CDS encoding ABC transporter substrate-binding protein → MSRRGLSRPLIRAALAAPLGLVALSGCGSDDPGATLALTAALPDAPAADTVLRVGDPATQVALETSGLIAELDVKVEWANITGGPKTLEAFRADAIDIGSVADIPPLFAHWTGTDVRIVAARESADPANHPVYELGVAPGAKVRTAKDLKGKKIAYSPGQAQGALVLNVLREAGLSQDDVEFVEMQSVDDAFSVALAGKQVDVAPLGQTLAKTYLAKYERDGASTIDPGVRDDAWTLYAPTTVLEDADKAAAIKEYVVAWTQAQAWISEHPDEFAKAFYVDHEGLSPEDAAYVVQAIGAHRVLADWDEFIARHQQTVDTLVEAQDQEPLEAETLYDRRYEKVIADAVGAS, encoded by the coding sequence ATGTCACGACGAGGGCTGTCCCGCCCCCTGATCCGCGCCGCCCTGGCGGCCCCCCTCGGCCTGGTCGCGTTGTCCGGTTGCGGCAGCGACGACCCCGGCGCCACGCTGGCCCTGACCGCCGCGCTCCCGGATGCGCCCGCCGCCGACACGGTGCTGCGGGTCGGCGACCCGGCCACGCAGGTGGCGCTCGAGACCTCGGGTCTCATCGCCGAGCTCGACGTCAAGGTCGAGTGGGCCAACATCACCGGCGGCCCCAAGACCCTCGAGGCCTTCCGAGCCGACGCGATCGACATCGGCTCGGTGGCCGACATCCCGCCGCTGTTCGCTCACTGGACCGGCACCGACGTCCGGATCGTCGCCGCGCGCGAGTCGGCCGACCCGGCGAACCACCCGGTCTACGAGCTCGGTGTGGCACCGGGCGCCAAGGTCAGGACGGCGAAGGACCTCAAGGGCAAGAAGATCGCCTACAGCCCGGGCCAGGCCCAGGGCGCGCTCGTGCTCAACGTCCTGCGCGAGGCCGGCCTGAGCCAGGACGACGTCGAGTTCGTCGAGATGCAGAGCGTCGACGACGCCTTCTCGGTGGCCCTGGCAGGCAAGCAGGTCGACGTGGCTCCGCTGGGCCAGACGCTCGCGAAGACGTACCTCGCGAAGTACGAGCGGGACGGCGCCAGCACCATCGACCCGGGCGTGCGCGACGACGCCTGGACGCTCTACGCCCCCACCACGGTCCTGGAGGACGCCGACAAGGCGGCCGCGATCAAGGAGTACGTGGTGGCGTGGACCCAGGCGCAGGCCTGGATCTCCGAGCATCCGGACGAGTTCGCGAAGGCGTTCTACGTCGACCACGAGGGACTCTCGCCCGAGGACGCCGCCTACGTCGTCCAGGCGATCGGCGCCCACCGGGTCCTGGCCGATTGGGACGAGTTCATCGCCCGGCACCAGCAGACCGTCGACACGCTGGTCGAGGCCCAGGACCAGGAGCCGCTCGAGGCGGAGACCCTCTACGACCGCCGCTACGAGAAGGTCATCGCCGACGCGGTGGGGGCGTCCTGA